In Lutra lutra chromosome 6, mLutLut1.2, whole genome shotgun sequence, the following are encoded in one genomic region:
- the DLL1 gene encoding delta-like protein 1, which produces MGRRCALALAVLSALLCQVCSSGVFELKLQEFVNKKGLLGNRNCCRGGAGPPPCACRTFFRVCLKHYQASVSPEPPCTYGSAVTPVLGVDSFSLPDGAGADPAFSNPIRFPFGFTWPGTFSLIIEALHTDSPDDLTTGKNKKPERLISRLATQRHLTVGEEWSQDLHSSGRTDLKYSYRFVCDEHYYGEGCSVFCRPRDDAFGHFTCGERGEKVCNPGWKGQYCTEPICLPGCDEQHGFCDKPGECKCRVGWQGRYCDQCIRYPGCLHGTCQQPWQCNCQEGWGGLFCNQDLNYCTHHKPCRNGATCTNTGQGSYTCSCRPGYSGADCEAETDECSASPCRNGGSCTDLENSYTCTCPPGFYGRICELSAMACADGPCFNGGRCSDNPEGGYTCRCPGGFSGFNCEKKVDSCSSSPCSNGAQCVGLGDSYLCRCQPGFSGRRCEDNVDDCASSPCANGGSCHDGPDEYSCVCPPGYTGRNCSVPVSRCEHAPCHNGATCHERDRRYLCECARGYGGPNCQFLLPEPAPGPVVVDLTEKYVEGQAGPFPWAAVGAGVVLVLVLLLGCAAVVVCVRLRLHKARPAAETETMNNLASRQREKDVAVSVIGATQIKNTNKKVDFHGDHGAEKNGLKARYAAVGYNLVRDLKADAATAARDPHSKRDTTCQPQSPAVEEKSVPTLRGGDASERKRPDSMYPAAKDTKYQSVYVISEEKDECVIATEV; this is translated from the exons ATGGGCCGCCGGTGCGCCCTCGCCCTCGCCGTGCTGTCAGCCCTGCTGTGCCAG GTCTGCAGCTCCGGGGTGTTCGAGCTGAAGCTGCAGGAGTTCGTCAACAAGAAGGGGCTGCTGGGAAACCGCAACTGCTGCCGCGGGGGCGCGGGGCCGCCGCCGTGCGCCTGCAGGACCTTCTTCCGCGTGTGCCTCAAGCACTACCAGGCCAGCGTGTCCCCCGAGCCGCCCTGCACCTACGGCAGCGCGGTCACGCCGGTGCTGGGCGTCGACTCCTTCAGCCTTCCCGACGGCGCCGGCGCCGACCCCGCCTTCAGCAACCCCATCCGCTTCCCCTTCGGCTTCACCTGGCCG GGCACCTTCTCCCTAATCATTGAGGCTCTCCACACAGATTCTCCTGATGACCTCACAACAGGTAAGAACAA aaaaccagaaagactcATCAGCCGTCTGGCCACACAGAGGCACCTGACGGTGGGCGAGgagtggtctcaggacctgcacaGCAGCGGTCGAACAGACCTCAAGTACTCCTACCGCTTCGTGTGTGATGAACATTACTACGGGGAGGGCTGCTCTGTCTTCTGTCGACCCCGAGATGATGCTTTTGGCCACTTCacctgtggggagagaggggaaaaagtcTGCAACCCTGGCTGGAAAGGCCAGTATTGCACCGAAC CGATCTGCTTGCCAGGATGTGATGAGCAGCATGGGTTTTGTGACAAGCCAGGGGAGTGCAA GTGCAGAGTGGGCTGGCAGGGCCGGTACTGTGACCAGTGCATTCGGTACCCAGGCTGTCTCCACGGCACCTGCCAGCAGCCATGGCAGTGTAACTGCCAGGAGGGCTGGGGCGGCCTCTTCTGCAACCAGG ACCTGAACTACTGTACGCACCACAAGCCCTGCAGGAACGGGGCCACGTGTACCAACACGGGCCAGGGGAGCTACACCTGCTCCTGTCGGCCGGGTTACTCGGGGGCCGACTGTGAGGCGGAGACCGACGAGTGTAGCGCCAGCCCCTGCAGGAATGGAGGCAGCTGCACG GATCTTGAGAACAGCTACACCTGCACCTGCCCGCCTGGCTTCTATGGCCGGATCTGCGAGCTAAGTGCCATGGCGTGTGCCGACGGCCCCTGCTTCAATGGGGGACGGTGCTCGGACAATCCCGAGGGAGGCTACACCTGTCGCTGCCCTGGGGGCTTCTCCGGCTTTAACTGTGAGAAGAAGGTGGATTCCTGCAGCTCTTCACCCTGCTCTAATG GTGCGCAGTGCGTGGGCCTCGGGGACTCCTACCTGTGCCGCTGCCAGCCTGGCTTCTCTGGGAGGCGCTGCGAGGACAACGTGGACGATTGTGCCTCCTCCCCGTGTGCCAACGGGGGCAGCTGCCACGACGGCCCGGATGAGTACTCGTGCGTCTGCCCCCCCGGCTACACAGGCAGAAACTGCAGTGTCCCTGTCAGTAGGTGTGAGCACGCGCCCTGCCACAACGGGGCCACCTGCCACGAGAGGGACCGGCGCTACCTGTGCGAGTGCGCCCGGGGCTACGGGGGCCCCAACTGCCAGTTCCTGCTGCCCGAGCCTGCGCCAGGCCCTGTGGTGGTGGATCTCACCGAGAAGTACGTGGAGGGCCAGGCCGGGCCCTTCCCCTGGGCGGCCGTGGGCGCCGGcgtggtgctggtgctggtgctgCTGCTGGGCTGTGCCGCCGTGGTGGTCTGTGTGCGGCTGCGGCTGCACAAGGCCCGGCCCGCTGCGGAGACAGAGACCATGAACAACCTGGCCAGCCGCCAGCGGGAGAAAGACGTTGCCGTCAGTGTCATCGGGGCCACGCAGATCAAGAACACCAACAAGAAGGTCGACTTCCACGGGGACCACGGGGCTGAGAAGAATGGTCTCAAGGCCCGCTACGCCGCTGTGGGTTATAACCTGGTGCGGGACCTCAAGGCGGACGCCGCCACTGCTGCCAGGGACCCCCACAGCAAGCGGGACACCACGTGCCAGCCTCAGAGCCCTGCAGTGGAGGAGAAGAGCGTCCCGACGCTCAGGGG TGGAGACGCGTCTGAAAGAAAGAGGCCAGACTCCATGTATCCCGCTGCAAAAGACACAAAGTACCAGTCGGTGTACGTCATCTCGGAGGAGAAAGATGAGTGTGTCATAGCGACTGAG GTGTAA